From the Chitinophagaceae bacterium genome, one window contains:
- a CDS encoding AAA family ATPase, with translation MNKEELHKILKHGEGIRIEFKEAQNGVPSSVYDTVTSFLNRDGGIILLGVDDDGNVLGLDNQNLMSLKQDIVTALNNIDVLNPPFPLAVNEASTQGQKILYIRVPVSSFVHKHAGVVYDRENDSDFRVTDENRIAEMYARKRNVFTENQIFSSLKIQDLDSTLFDKVKSRIALVNSNHPWLESGYSNKRILRDARFLRRDFTTGQEGLTLAAALVFGTNEVIGNILPAYKIDLLVRRENMDRWDDRLVLKTNLLDSYLKALEFIKQKWPEKFYQDSEGRKDLRELIFRELIANVVVHREYNNAAPTEIIIFKDKVEATNPNRTRFRGHLNLETFEAEPKNPNIRAFFNVLTWADEIGSGIKNMNKFVKIYSGGASPIFIEDEPFKSIIPMVSTKLGDRFVLYLHLTQQTEKELGIERINSLKDFPINLDLEMMNDLNELAIFLVGGWEKKSRELDKVRFLINDKASLDNLKKVGSWEEKSRDLLKKRAKVLLSTLLWTIQPIGLEDLAKNLGYKSKERYRDDYVKPLKDNVLIEYTLEQANHPNQQYKITERGIHFLIGNPI, from the coding sequence TTGAATAAAGAAGAATTACATAAAATATTAAAACACGGAGAAGGCATTCGCATTGAGTTTAAAGAAGCTCAAAATGGTGTACCCTCATCTGTTTATGATACGGTTACTTCTTTCTTAAATAGAGATGGTGGTATCATTTTATTGGGAGTTGATGATGATGGCAATGTTTTGGGGTTAGATAATCAAAACTTAATGAGCCTTAAGCAGGATATCGTAACAGCACTTAACAATATTGATGTATTGAATCCTCCTTTTCCATTGGCAGTAAATGAGGCAAGTACTCAAGGACAAAAAATATTATACATCAGAGTTCCTGTAAGTTCTTTTGTGCATAAGCATGCAGGTGTTGTTTATGACCGTGAAAATGATAGTGATTTTAGAGTTACAGATGAAAATCGAATTGCTGAGATGTATGCGAGGAAGCGTAATGTTTTTACCGAAAATCAAATCTTTTCCAGTCTAAAGATTCAAGATTTGGATAGTACGCTTTTTGACAAAGTAAAGTCACGTATTGCTCTGGTAAATAGTAATCACCCTTGGTTAGAGTCAGGTTATTCAAATAAACGAATTTTAAGAGATGCTCGCTTTTTAAGAAGAGATTTTACCACTGGCCAAGAGGGCTTGACTTTGGCTGCTGCATTGGTTTTTGGAACCAATGAAGTGATTGGAAATATTTTGCCTGCTTACAAAATTGATTTACTTGTAAGGCGTGAGAATATGGATAGGTGGGATGACCGGCTGGTTTTAAAAACCAATCTATTGGATTCTTACCTCAAAGCCTTAGAGTTTATAAAACAAAAATGGCCTGAAAAATTTTATCAAGATTCTGAAGGAAGAAAAGATTTAAGAGAATTAATTTTCCGTGAGTTGATTGCCAATGTTGTTGTACATAGAGAATACAACAATGCCGCACCAACTGAGATTATCATTTTTAAAGATAAGGTTGAAGCGACCAATCCAAACAGAACCAGGTTTAGAGGTCATTTGAATTTAGAAACTTTTGAAGCCGAACCTAAAAACCCTAATATTCGTGCATTTTTCAACGTCCTAACATGGGCAGATGAGATTGGGTCAGGTATAAAAAACATGAATAAGTTTGTAAAAATATATTCCGGAGGGGCTTCACCCATTTTTATTGAAGATGAACCCTTTAAAAGCATAATCCCGATGGTTTCAACTAAGTTGGGAGATCGCTTTGTTCTTTATCTTCATTTAACTCAACAAACCGAAAAAGAATTGGGGATTGAACGAATAAATAGTTTGAAAGACTTTCCGATTAATCTGGATTTAGAAATGATGAATGATTTAAACGAACTCGCCATTTTTTTAGTGGGGGGTTGGGAGAAAAAAAGTAGGGAGCTTGATAAAGTTAGATTCTTGATAAATGATAAGGCTTCTCTTGATAATTTAAAAAAAGTAGGGAGTTGGGAAGAAAAAAGTAGGGATCTCCTTAAGAAACGAGCAAAGGTTTTATTGAGTACTTTATTATGGACAATACAGCCCATAGGCTTGGAAGATTTGGCAAAAAATTTAGGATACAAAAGTAAAGAACGTTATAGAGATGATTATGTAAAGCCTCTAAAGGATAATGTCTTAATTGAATACACACTTGAGCAAGCAAATCATCCAAATCAACAATATAAAATTACGGAACGAGGTATCCACTTTTTAATAGGTAACCCAATTTAA